From Aspergillus chevalieri M1 DNA, chromosome 4, nearly complete sequence, a single genomic window includes:
- a CDS encoding putative aminotransferase family protein (LolT) (COG:E;~EggNog:ENOG410QDDF;~InterPro:IPR000192,IPR015424,IPR015421;~go_function: GO:0003824 - catalytic activity [Evidence IEA]), with amino-acid sequence MTGVALKKVEYRLPLHPEELVTKFVDAVRAARDEGLNVRAAVFETIVSMPGVRFPFEWLVEVCRAEGVLSLIDGAHGIGHIPLDLGTLQPDFFTSNCHKWLYTPRGCAVLYVPLRHQHLIRTTLPTSWGYIPAPDSPSTGTSTMQTAGNGKSAFESLFEFVATTDDTPYLCIPAAMKFRRETCGGDERIFTYLEELANEAADIVAGELGTEVMQEPRIKYWKESLLRKCGMTTVRLPIPIQDDTDLSPDAGKKRVCMPLPADEVPGVCRWMQDTLVDEYDTFLPIFPHGGWLWTRLSAQVYLEKKDFEWVAPILKDLCERVGKKSQPEAKL; translated from the coding sequence ATGACGGGTGTGGCATTGAAGAAAGTCGAGTATCGACTGCCACTACATCCGGAGGAATTGGTTACTAAGTTTGTTGATGCCGTTCGTGCAGCAAGGGACGAAGGATTGAACGTCCGCGCCGCGGTCTTCGAAACTATCGTCAGCATGCCTGGCGTCCGTTTCCCGTTCGAATGGCTGGTTGAAGTATGTCGTGCGGAAGGCGTTTTGAGTCTTATTGACGGAGCACACGGCATCGGCCACATCCCGTTGGATCTCGGGACATTGCAACCAGACTTCTTCACCAGCAACTGCCACAAATGGCTCTACACCCCGCGCGGCTGTGCAGTCTTGTACGTTCCCCTCCGTCACCAGCATCTCATCCGCACGACTCTCCCGACATCCTGGGGGTATATCCCGGCTCCTGATTCCCCGAGCACTGGGACATCGACGATGCAAACGGCTGGTAATGGGAAATCGGCGTTTGAGAGTTTGTTTGAGTTTGTAGCTACGACGGATGATACGCCGTACCTGTGTATTCCGGCGGCGATGAAATTCCGCAGAGAAACCTGCGGCGGGGACGAGCGAATCTTCACATATCTCGAAGAGCTAGCCAACGAAGCTGCTGATATCGTTGCGGGAGAGCTAGGAACGGAAGTCATGCAGGAGCCCCGGATAAAGTATTGGAAGGAATCCCTGCTGAGGAAGTGTGGGATGACTACTGTCCGGTTGCCGATTCCTATCCAGGATGACACAGATCTTTCGCCTGATGCTGGGAAGAAACGTGTTTGCATGCCATTGCCCGCGGATGAAGTCCCGGGTGTTTGTCGGTGGATGCAGGATACACTAGTTGATGAGTATGACACGTTTTTGCCCATATTCCCGCATGGAGGGTGGCTTTGGACAAGATTGAGCGCGCAGGTGtatctggagaagaaggatttcGAATGGGTGGCTCCTATTCTGAAGGACTTGTGTGAGCGGGTTGGCAAGAAATCTCAACCCGAAGCCAAGCTATAG
- the SPC24 gene encoding kinetochore Spc24 family protein (COG:S;~EggNog:ENOG410PMZZ;~InterPro:IPR013252,IPR038066;~PFAM:PF08286;~TransMembrane:1 (o12-36i)) — MADEETKPRVLILVLFVTCGGPTCGGAGSVALWLLLLQPKRQQNNKPSPTTINADHLLLNESTRAKMLLDEDPSTLIHHTIGNFNIHPDKQAVTRINDSLSTLQQSRELRSREAESVLRKLSRNLNSLNAQHEEAVSAHDSGRHAQDIVELDTKKFRIAKAASELEIESERLESELEILKERLADLEAQGLEGDEGTRREREADDATILRLKIYRSLGIDIEPDEAGNFTKAVIRNSRKGDVHVVNVDSKFSRFFYSNYFWGTMQG; from the exons ATGGCAGATGAAGAAACAAAACCGCGTGTGTTGATCCTCGTGCTTTTCGTCACTTGCGGAGGGCCAACATGTGGCGGTGCAGGGTCCGTGGCGCTGTGGCTGTTGCTCCTCCAACCTAAACGTCAACAAAATAACAAACCATCGCCGACCACCATCAACGCAGACCATTTGTTACTGAACGAATCGACTAGGGCCAAAATGCTTCTCGATGAGGACCCCTCTACT CTCATCCACCACACAATCGGCAACTTCAACATCCACCCCGACAAACAAGCCGTAACGCGCATCAACGATTCCCTCTCTACCCTCCAACAATCCCGCGAACTGCGCTCCCGTGAAGCCGAATCCGTCCTCCGCAAGCTCTCCCGCAACCTCAACTCCCTAAACGCGCAACATGAAGAAGCCGTAAGCGCGCACGACTCGGGGAGGCATGCGCAGGACATTGTCGAGCTAGACACGAAGAAATTCCGAATTGCAAAGGCGGCGTCAGAACTAGAGATTGAAAGCGAGAGACTGGAGAGTGAGTTGGAGATTTTGAAGGAAAGGTTGGCAGATTTGGAGGCGCAGGGACTAGAGGGGGATGAGGGTACGAGGAGAGAGCGGGAAGCCGATGATGCTACGAT TCTTCGTCTCAAGATCTACCGTTCTCTGGGCATCGACATTGAACCGGACGAGGCCGGAAACTTCACCAAGGCCGTTATTCGCAACAGTCGGAAGGGTGATGTGCACGTGGTTAATGTCGACTCGAAGTTCTCACGATTTTTCTACTCCAACTACTTCTGGGGGACTATGCAGGGATAA
- a CDS encoding uncharacterized protein (BUSCO:EOG09264YIJ;~COG:S;~EggNog:ENOG410PPRQ;~InterPro:IPR018828;~PFAM:PF04471): MRPTRPIRNTLLSTRKEQPKPRRFTRCAILHNTPSFTPFTRRLFKLPSPPPTPPQNHHDLPSFLTYADRIALPESSTTYVGMRYEYTVQQALRRFAFSLHRVGGRDDLGVDLVGTWHLPKHEHPLRVFVQCKALKTKLGPNFVRELEGSFNLRSSPVDGGGGAGGKLGVLVGTREATKGVRDAMARSPYPVMWMMVEKERGTLLQALWNAKGEEMGLGGLGVEVQFSSEPSSTTKSIALTCDGEEIPGMDEVERNMAELEDRWMALWGKDGSMPESRKLALLDIVEKLYPEEKPLFGTTGVTGTCSMLSDEDRERVLQLVRENESVQKE, from the coding sequence ATGCGCCCAACTCGCCCAATACGAAACACACTCCTctcaacaagaaaagaacaacCAAAGCCTCGCCGATTCACCCGATGCGCAATCCTCCATAACACACCATCCTTCACCCCCTTCACCCGCCGCCTCTTCAAACTCCCATCTCCACCACCCACTCCCCCCCAAAACCACCATGACCTCCCCTCCTTCCTCACCTACGCCGATCGAATTGCCCTGCCTGAATCCAGCACAACCTACGTAGGCATGCGCTACGAATACACCGTCCAACAAGCCCTCCGCCGCTTCGCCTTCTCCCTGCACCGCGTCGGCGGGCGCGATGATCTGGGTGTTGATCTGGTGGGAACCTGGCACTTGCCGAAACATGAGCATCCGCTGCGCGTGTTTGTGCAATGTAAAGCGCTGAAGACTAAATTGGGTCCGAATTTTGTGCGGGAGTTGGAGGGGTCGTTTAATCTTCGGTCGTCGCCGGTGGATGGTGGCGGGGGAGCGGGAGGGAAATTGGGTGTATTGGTGGGCACGCGCGAGGCGACGAAAGGAGTAAGAGATGCGATGGCGAGGAGTCCGTATCCGGTTATGTGGATGATGGTTGAGAAGGAGCGGGGAACTTTGCTGCAGGCGTTGTGGAATGCGAAGGGGGAGGAGATGGGCTTGGGGGGATTGGGGGTTGAGGTGCAGTTTTCGTCTGAGCCTAGTTCGACTACGAAGAGTATTGCATTGACGTGCGATGGTGAGGAGATTCCGGGTATGGATGAGGTGGAGAGGAATATGGCTGAGCTTGAGGATCGGTGGATGGCGTTGTGGGGAAAGGATGGGTCTATGCCGGAGAGTCGCAAGTTGGCTCTGTTGGATATTGTAGAGAAGCTGTATCCCGAAGAGAAACCCCTGTTCGGGACCACGGGGGTTACGGGGACGTGCAGTATGCTGTCTGATGAAGACAGAGAAAGGGTGCTGCAACTCGTGAGGGAGAACGAGTCTGTTCAAAAAGAGTGA
- the FIS1 gene encoding mitochondrial fission 1 protein (BUSCO:EOG09265A4E;~COG:M;~EggNog:ENOG410PMVK;~InterPro:IPR011990,IPR028058,IPR033745,IPR016543, IPR028061;~PFAM:PF14852,PF14853;~TransMembrane:1 (o124-146i);~go_function: GO:0005515 - protein binding [Evidence IEA];~go_process: GO:0000266 - mitochondrial fission [Evidence IEA]) codes for MSNLPYAADAESPLKPAELQVLRAQYEKEGDYVGIQTKFNYAWGLIKSNARYDQQEGVRLLSEIFRAAPERRRECLYYLALGNFKLGNYGEARRYNDLLLDKEPANMQAASLGQLIDDKVSKEGLVGIAIVGGLALAAGVVGGMIFKGAKRR; via the exons ATGTCCAACCTACCAT ATGCTGCTGATGCCGAAAG CCCGTTGAAGCCAGCGGAGCTTCAGGTCTTACGGGCACAGTACGAGAAGGAGGGGGACTACGTTGGAATCCAGACTAAATTCAACTATGCTTGG GGCCTAATCAAATCCAACGCTCGCTACGACCAACAAGAAGGCGTCCGTCTCCTCTCTGAAATCTTCCGCGCCGCCCCTGAACGTCGCAGAGAATGTCTCTACTACCTTGCTCTCGGAAACTTCAAGCTCGGCAACTACGGCGAGGCCCGACGCTACAATGACCTGCTCCTGGACAAGGAACCGGCGAACATGCAAGCGGCTAGTCTGGGGCAGCTTATCGATGACAAGGTGTCCAAGGAGGGATTGGTGGGAATTGCGATCGTGGGTGGTTTGGCGCTTGCTGCTGGTGTGGTTGGGGGTATGATTTTCAAGGGGGCTAAGAGACGGTGA
- a CDS encoding putative RING finger domain protein (COG:O;~EggNog:ENOG410PSEB;~InterPro:IPR001841,IPR013083;~PFAM:PF17123,PF13923,PF13920,PF00097,PF13639), whose translation MENGDRMFCHQCGGVWLRRSEDDLQCQHCGSDFTEIIEIPPDTEEPPGHAAPPPASPRRERTFPPINPFANHNPWAHGDDDDDYDTHGFGSSPGFAHRAYRSPDGRFTFSSTTFNGSGGFGGGGGFGGPPRSAGYGMDEFGDPLMPMVRRLDTIFHGLADTYRQQGQGQGQGLGRESSRQAGATPTRPQHDDFPDPEERAPGEPDDFGPSRLFPRNADRPQPMAPPLGTLGDILELFQQDFGQGGQRAGGGSGVRVMTGPNPLAMLSSLLNFDRHGDAVYSQEELDRVISQLVGQNAGSNGPPPASQSSIQNLPKKPVDRDMLGNDGKAECSICMDPVELGTEVTVLPCKHWFHYNCIEMWLTQHNTCPHCRRSIDAPAQEGSRENPVPVNDSPEASRRSSSAIPGQSGRRWSSSYDSGGRRASGQGQGQGQPGGGGLAEWLRNHFGGS comes from the exons ATGGAGAACGGAGATCGAATGTTCTGCCATCAATGTGGCGGGGTCTGGCTCCGGCGTTCTGAGGATGACCTGCAGTGCCAACATTGCGGTTCAGATTTTACTGAAATA ATCGAAATCCCTCCAGACACCGAAGAACCACCCGGCCATGCTGCCCCACCACCAGCCTCACCACGTCGGGAAAGAACATTCCCTCCGATCAATCCCTTTGCAAATCATAACCCGTGGGCGCAcggcgacgacgatgacgactaCGATACGCATGGCTTCGGTTCGAGTCCCGGGTTCGCCCACCGTGCATACAGATCGCCAGATGGCCGGTTCACCTTCTCGAGCACGACATTCAACGGAAGCGGAGGTTttggtggcggtggtggcttCGGTGGTCCTCCACGCTCAGCTGGATATGGGATGGATGAATTTGGTGATCCCTTGATGCCGATGGTGCGCCGGTTGGATACAATCTTCCATGGCCTCGCCGATACCTATCGCCAGCAGGGTCAGGGTCAGGGTCAAGGTCTAGGTCGGGAGTCGTCGAGACAGGCAGGAGCTACGCCCACACGACCTCAGCATGATGACTTTCCGGATCCTGAAGAACGGGCCCCTGGTGAGCCAGATGATTTTGGTCCTTCGAGGTTGTTCCCGAGGAATGCAGATCGTCCGCAGCCAATGGCGCCGCCGTTGGGGACGTTGGGAGA TATTCTTGAACTCTTTCAGCAAGACTTTGGTCAAGGAGGACAGAGGGCTGGGGGCGGAAGCGGAGTCCGTGTCATGACAGGACCGAATCCGTTGGCCATGTTATCGAGTCTATTGAACTTTGACCGACACGGTGACGCTGTTTACTCACAGGAAGAGCTGGACCGGGTAATATCGCAATTGGTCGGACAAAATGCGGGCAGCAATGGACCCCCGCCTGCGTCCCAGAGCTCCATTCAGAATCTACCGAAGAAGCCTGTTGACCGGGACATGCTGGGTAATGATGGAAAGGCGGAGTGTTCGATTTGTATGGATCCGGTGGAGTTGGGGACGGAAGTGACCGTACTCCCGTGCAAGCATTGGTTCCACTATAACTGCATCGAAATGTGGTTGACTCAGCACAACACATGTCCTCATTGTCGACGAAGTATTGACGCGCCTGCGCA GGAAGGAAGTCGAGAGAACCCAGTGCCAGTTAATGACAGCCCCGAAGCCTCGCGCCGTTCTAGTAGTGCTATTCCCGGACAAAGCGGACGGCGCTGGTCATCCAGCTACGATAGCGGAGGACGGCGTGCTAGTGGACAGGGACAAGGGCAGGGCCAACCCGGTGGGGGAGGACTTGCAGAGTGGTTGAGAAACCATTTTGGTGGAAGTTAG
- a CDS encoding amidohydrolase (COG:Q;~EggNog:ENOG410PJE1;~InterPro:IPR013108,IPR033932,IPR011059,IPR032466;~PFAM:PF01979,PF07969;~go_function: GO:0016810 - hydrolase activity, acting on carbon-nitrogen (but not peptide) bonds [Evidence IEA]) — MKTVYHNGVIVTGNRQQDISTAPTCLVVENDLVVYVGNDDNLFIVKTMENTKTKKVNLEGRIILPGFIDGHMHLLFFGASLSKIDLESCKNLTDIRTTIKSAAQQNPSAKRLFCRGWMHPMTNGIALASMIDDLDPQRRPIFIDSKDLHSTWCNTAALKELGVDENTPDPEGGEISRDPETGKPNGLLSEAANVNIAWPHVARVATVDERVGYIRDAVEAYNAAGYTGITEMATDHTIWEAMRVLREQEDVPIRMAAYWIITPCKTDEENLAQVDRAIDLHRQYNSSTSPDFRIVGIKLICDGVVDACTASLLEPYSTNGANAETVWASDALRKVVEKADAAGLQCALHAIGDATVKLAIDTLEAVGTPGRRHRIEHLELTAPEDAKRLGDVGITASVQPVHADPAILRAWSALLGPTRLQRAFAYKEFLDHHAPLAIGTDSPTAPHWPLKNVYTATTRRSAREPEYETKVNEHFALGLGEAVSAGTAGSAYSTFADGFIGTLGEGKKADFVVWDMQWEKEKLLEAVVYETYFGGRQVYHRS, encoded by the exons ATGAAGACAGTCTACCACAACGGGGTCATCGTCACCGGCAATCGACAACAGGACATATCGACCGCCCCAACCTGCCTAGTCGTCGAGAACGATCTCGTCGTCTACGTGGGAAATGACGATAACCTCTTCATCGTCAAGACCATGGAAAACACAAAAACGAAAAAAGTCAACCTAGAAGGAAGAATCATCCTCCCCGGCTTCATCGATGG ACACATgcacctcctcttcttcggcgcCAGCCTCTCCAAAATCGACCTCGAATCCTGCAAAAACCTAACCGACATTCGCACCACCATCAAATCAGCCGCGCAGCAAAACCCCTCCGCCAAACGCCTCTTCTGCCGCGGCTGGATGCACCCCATGACCAACGGCATTGCTCTCGCAAGCATGATCGACGACCTTGACCCACAGCGACGCCCAATCTTCATCGACTCGAAGGACCTGCATTCGACATGGTGCAATACCGCCGCGCTGAAGGAATTGGGCGTTGACGAGAACACACCGGACCCCGAGGGCGGGGAGATAAGTCGTGACCCTGAAACAGGGAAGCCGAATGGATTGTTGAGCGAGGCTGCGAATGTGAATATCGCGTGGCCGCATGTAGCCCGTGTTGCGACTGTGGATGAGCGCGTGGGGTACATTCGTGACGCGGTGGAAGCGTATAATGCAGCGGGGTACACAGGGATAACGGAGATGGCGACTGACCATACAATATGGGAGGCTATGCGTGTTCTCCGCGAGCAGGAAGACGTGCCGATTCGTATGGCTGCATACTGGATTATCACGCCGTGCAAGACGGATGAGGAGAATCTGGCCCAGGTGGATAGGGCGATTGATCTGCATAGACAGTATAACAGCAGCACATCGCCTGATTTCCGTATCGTTGGTATAAAACTCATCTGTGATGGTGTCGTCGATGCGTGCACTGCGTCTTTACTCGAGCCATACTCCACGAACGGTGCTAATGCAGAAACGGTCTGGGCTTCGGATGCTCTCCGTAAAGTCGTTGAAAAAGCCGATGCAGCAGGTCTCCAGTGTGCCCTGCATGCTATTGGCGATGCAACCGTGAAACTAGCCATTGATACACTCGAGGCCGTTGGCACGCCAGGTCGCCGCCACCGCATCGAACATCTCGAGCTTACGGCGCCGGAGGATGCGAAGAGGTTGGGTGATGTGGGTATCACGGCGTCTGTACAGCCTGTGCATGCGGACCCTGCTATTCTCCGCGCGTGGTCTGCGCTCCTTGGTCCCACTAGATTACAGCGTGCGTTCGCATACAAGGAGTTCCTGGACCATCACGCGCCGTTGGCGATCGGAACCGATTCACCAACAGCACCGCATTGGCCGCTAAAGAATGTGTATACAGCAACCACACGGCGGTCAGCAAGGGAACCGGAGTACGAAACGAAAGTGAACGAGCATTTTGCGCTGGGGTTAGGAGAAGCTGTTTCTGCGGGAACGGCGGGGAGTGCGTACTCGACGTTTGCGGACGGGTTCATTGGGACCTTGGGGGAAGGGAAGAAGGCGGACTTTGTCGTTTGGGATATGCAGTGGGAGAAAGAAAAGCTGTTGGAAGCGGTTGTATATGAGACGTATTTTGGGGGAAGACAAGTCTATCATCGTTCTTAG
- the SRB7 gene encoding med21 domain-containing protein (BUSCO:EOG09265SHM;~COG:K;~EggNog:ENOG410PP4I;~InterPro:IPR037212,IPR021384;~PFAM:PF11221;~go_component: GO:0016592 - mediator complex [Evidence IEA]) → MADILTQLQTCLDQLATQFYATLGYLTTYHDNSPATPPQVHDAAPALAKITKNSTAHPVPANVASQSQSQASPPPPGQAGGGSAAPETPGGKADGGAGGVAGEPNDPLAPAPDPPSTFASRQRELARDLVIKEQQIEYLISVLPGIGSSEKEQEVRLRELEGELRTVEDERERKVRELRVLRRKLEGVLGGVEKGIYGER, encoded by the exons ATGGCCGACATCCTAACCCAACTCCAAACCTGCCTCGACCAG CTAGCAACCCAATTCTACGCGACCCTAGGCTACCTAACAACCTACCACGACAACTCCCCCGCAACCCCaccccaagtccacgacgctGCCCCAGCTCTCGCAAAAATCACCAAGAACTCCACCGCCCACCCCGTCCCAGCCAACGTCGCATCACAATCCCAATCCCAAGcctcaccacctcctccCGGCCAAGCAGGCGGCGGATCTGCGGCTCCAGAAACACCGGGTGGGAAGGCTGATGGTGGTGCCGGCGGTGTGGCAGGAGAACCGAACGATCCACTTGCTCCGGCGCCTGATCCGCCAAGCACGTTTGCGAGTCGGCAGAGGGAGTTGGCGAGAGATTTGGTTATCAAAGAGCAGCAGATTGAGTACTTGATTTCTGTGTTGCCGGGAATTGGGTCGTCGGAGAAGGAGCAGGAGGTTAGGCTTAGGGAGTTGGAAGGGGAGTTGAGGACGGTTGAGGATGAGAGGGAACGGAAGGTTAGGGAGTTGAGGGTGCTGAGGAGGAAGTTGGAGGGTGTGTTGGGAGGTGTTGAGAAGGGAATTTATGGGGAGAGGTGA